In a genomic window of Candidatus Methylomirabilota bacterium:
- a CDS encoding class I SAM-dependent methyltransferase — protein sequence MGPSAIALTETAALAAGLQQALPASLRPLFDGAFLRSWDLYDEFVYRLALGVFQRAGLEAVTRETGTSAEIASRAGFDPKHALVPLEWILHQLAARQLLEEMTDAAGARWRRSREPLPALDPDPIREAQAELDRSWLPSYTLAETVARDYVRFLRGEISGEAVLFSPARFRLWIDYFSNAHGLYSVNNRLAAIAVEEWLPSSAPAILELGGGLASAACAVLERLEEGGRLPAIREYRFTELVPAFLRRGQQTLQSRFPRLPALQFALLDMDRGFEGQGVAPGSQSVVFAVNTLHVAHDLAFTLGEILRVLEPGGRLIMSECVRILPGQPLTPEFIFNLMATFRSRRPDAPGQPPAGFLLPTQWKAALEAVGFADVRFLPDVPSWGDRFTRFHVAVIGARRP from the coding sequence ATGGGCCCTTCCGCGATCGCACTCACCGAGACAGCCGCCCTCGCCGCGGGGCTTCAGCAGGCCCTTCCCGCCTCGCTGCGTCCCCTCTTCGACGGCGCGTTCCTCCGCTCCTGGGACCTCTACGACGAGTTCGTCTACCGGCTCGCGCTCGGTGTCTTCCAGCGCGCCGGGCTGGAGGCCGTCACGCGCGAGACCGGCACCAGCGCGGAGATCGCGTCCCGCGCAGGCTTCGACCCCAAGCACGCCCTCGTCCCGCTCGAGTGGATTCTCCATCAGCTCGCCGCGCGGCAGCTTCTCGAGGAGATGACCGACGCCGCCGGGGCCCGGTGGCGGCGGAGTCGCGAGCCGCTCCCCGCCCTCGATCCCGACCCGATCCGCGAGGCGCAGGCCGAGCTCGATCGATCGTGGCTTCCCTCCTACACTCTCGCGGAGACGGTGGCGCGAGACTACGTGCGCTTCCTGCGCGGCGAGATCAGCGGCGAGGCCGTCCTCTTCTCCCCCGCGCGATTCCGCCTGTGGATCGACTACTTCTCCAATGCCCACGGTCTCTACTCCGTGAACAACCGTCTCGCCGCCATCGCCGTCGAGGAGTGGCTACCCTCGTCCGCGCCGGCGATCCTGGAGCTGGGGGGCGGGCTGGCGAGCGCCGCCTGTGCGGTCCTCGAGCGGCTCGAAGAAGGGGGCCGTCTCCCCGCGATCCGGGAGTATCGCTTCACGGAGCTCGTCCCCGCGTTTCTCCGGCGCGGGCAGCAGACGCTGCAGTCGCGGTTCCCCCGTCTGCCCGCGCTCCAGTTCGCGCTCCTGGACATGGACCGTGGGTTCGAGGGGCAGGGAGTGGCGCCGGGCAGTCAGTCCGTCGTCTTCGCCGTCAACACGCTCCATGTAGCGCATGATCTCGCGTTCACGCTCGGCGAGATCCTCCGCGTGCTCGAACCAGGCGGGCGCCTCATCATGTCCGAGTGCGTCCGAATCTTGCCCGGGCAGCCGCTCACTCCGGAGTTCATCTTCAATCTGATGGCGACCTTCCGGTCGCGGCGCCCCGACGCGCCCGGCCAGCCTCCCGCAGGCTTCCTGCTGCCGACGCAATGGAAGGCGGCGCTGGAAGCCGTCGGCTTCGCCGACGTTCGCTTCTTGCCGGACGTGCCGAGCTGGGGTGACCGCTTCACCCGGTTCCACGTGGCGGTCATCGGCGCGAGGCGCCCGTGA
- a CDS encoding gamma-glutamyl-gamma-aminobutyrate hydrolase family protein — MSTFPLIGVSTSITVGTSPERAYVNSTYLDAIQQAGGVPLPLPPQISSRSWKRLAAGLDGLLLTGGGDIDPALFGEAPHPKLYDVAPIRDTFEANAARWALEHRIPLLCICRGIQVLNVALGGSLYQDVGTEPGTPLTHSQKEPRDQPTHKVKVAPGSRLADVMGAEEVDVNSMHHQALKALGRGLVATAWAPDQLVEGVEMPEQPSVLGVQWHPEELIGHSDAARRLFAALVTNARR; from the coding sequence ATGTCGACGTTCCCGCTGATCGGCGTCAGCACATCCATCACCGTCGGCACCTCACCCGAGCGCGCGTACGTGAACTCGACGTACCTCGATGCGATTCAGCAGGCGGGCGGCGTGCCCCTGCCCCTGCCCCCGCAGATCTCCAGCCGCTCGTGGAAGCGGCTGGCCGCGGGGCTCGACGGCCTGCTCCTCACCGGCGGCGGCGACATCGATCCTGCGCTGTTCGGCGAGGCCCCGCACCCGAAGCTCTACGACGTGGCGCCGATCCGCGACACCTTCGAGGCCAATGCCGCGCGCTGGGCCCTCGAGCATCGAATTCCTCTCCTGTGTATCTGTCGTGGGATCCAGGTGCTCAACGTGGCGCTGGGGGGGAGCCTCTATCAGGACGTCGGCACGGAGCCCGGCACTCCGCTCACTCACAGCCAGAAGGAGCCGCGCGATCAGCCCACCCATAAGGTGAAGGTCGCGCCGGGGAGCCGGCTCGCCGACGTGATGGGCGCCGAGGAAGTCGACGTCAACAGCATGCATCATCAGGCGCTCAAGGCCCTGGGCCGCGGCCTCGTCGCCACGGCGTGGGCGCCCGATCAGCTCGTGGAAGGCGTGGAGATGCCCGAACAGCCGAGCGTCCTGGGAGTCCAGTGGCATCCCGAGGAGCTGATCGGCCACTCGGACGCCGCGCGCCGCCTCTTCGCCGCCCTCGTGACGAACGCCCGCAGGTAA
- a CDS encoding gamma-glutamyltransferase family protein, translated as MDVLTPISGNVDMTLCYHAVMSLDSVQSQKQGAGASGLMNQVMGRRWMVAAGHPLAAQAAARILEAGGNAIDAGAAAGMMLGTVHPDMVSFAGVGPTLVHIARSKKTYEVSGVGPYPRLASSEFYRSQCGGEIPAGLLRTVVPATPDAWCTALARWGTKSFAEIAAPSYECAKHGYPVSTFSAAMFARSADKMARWKSSAELYLPGGKAPAPGQILVQRELAGTIKTMMDAEARAKRQGRVKALRAARDAFYKGAIARRIAAYHEKEGGLLRYEDLAGFHVEVAPALRTAFHGYEVAACGFSCQGPVLLQMLNLLEAYDFTALGHNTPRALHVMLEAMKLAFADREAYYGDPKHVKVPMDGLLSKVYAKARRGLIHEDRAWPEMPPAGDPYGLAPAKNGTMRTPPVPTGVSAALDTSYVAVVDEEGNAFSSTPSDPCVDSPVIPGVGCVVSPRGSQGWLVPGHPSEVAPGKRPRLTPAPSMAFKNGRLFMAFGTPGGDVQQQAMLQVFLNVTAHGMPLQRAIEAPRLATRSFPDSFWPHPNAPGVVEVEKRVPAETRQALAALGHKVSDWPEWDWRAGAVCAVMVGGDGARLGGADPRRGAHAIGW; from the coding sequence ATGGATGTGCTGACGCCGATCAGCGGGAACGTCGACATGACGCTATGTTACCATGCCGTCATGAGCCTCGACTCGGTGCAGAGCCAGAAGCAGGGAGCGGGCGCCTCCGGACTCATGAACCAGGTGATGGGCCGCCGCTGGATGGTGGCAGCGGGGCACCCGCTGGCCGCCCAGGCGGCCGCGCGCATCCTCGAGGCGGGTGGCAACGCCATCGACGCGGGCGCGGCGGCGGGCATGATGCTCGGCACCGTGCACCCGGACATGGTGAGCTTCGCCGGAGTCGGTCCCACGCTCGTCCACATCGCGCGCTCGAAGAAGACCTACGAGGTGAGCGGCGTCGGCCCGTACCCGCGCCTGGCTTCGTCCGAATTCTATCGGAGTCAGTGCGGCGGCGAGATCCCCGCGGGGCTCCTGCGGACGGTGGTGCCGGCGACGCCCGACGCCTGGTGCACCGCGCTCGCGCGCTGGGGTACCAAGAGCTTCGCCGAGATCGCCGCCCCCAGCTACGAGTGCGCCAAGCACGGCTATCCGGTGTCCACGTTCAGCGCCGCGATGTTCGCGCGCAGCGCGGACAAGATGGCGCGCTGGAAGTCCTCCGCCGAGCTCTATCTGCCGGGCGGCAAGGCGCCCGCTCCGGGCCAGATCCTGGTCCAGCGCGAGCTGGCCGGCACCATCAAGACCATGATGGACGCCGAGGCGCGGGCGAAGCGCCAGGGCCGCGTGAAGGCGCTCCGCGCCGCGCGCGACGCCTTCTACAAGGGGGCGATCGCCCGGCGCATCGCCGCCTATCACGAGAAGGAGGGCGGGCTCCTCCGCTACGAGGACCTTGCCGGCTTCCACGTCGAGGTGGCGCCCGCGCTCCGCACCGCGTTCCACGGCTACGAGGTGGCGGCCTGCGGCTTCTCCTGCCAGGGGCCGGTGCTGCTGCAGATGCTGAATCTCCTCGAGGCGTACGACTTCACCGCGCTCGGGCACAACACGCCGCGGGCGCTGCACGTGATGCTCGAGGCGATGAAGCTGGCCTTCGCCGACCGCGAGGCCTACTACGGCGACCCGAAGCACGTGAAGGTGCCGATGGACGGCCTCCTCTCCAAGGTGTACGCGAAGGCGCGCCGCGGCCTCATTCACGAGGACCGCGCGTGGCCCGAGATGCCGCCCGCCGGCGACCCCTACGGGCTCGCCCCGGCCAAGAACGGCACGATGCGCACGCCGCCCGTCCCCACGGGCGTGAGCGCCGCCCTCGATACCTCGTACGTGGCGGTGGTGGACGAGGAGGGGAACGCCTTCTCCTCGACGCCCAGCGATCCGTGCGTGGACTCGCCGGTGATTCCCGGCGTGGGCTGTGTCGTGTCCCCGCGGGGCTCGCAAGGCTGGCTCGTGCCCGGGCATCCGAGCGAGGTCGCGCCCGGCAAGCGGCCGCGGCTCACGCCCGCGCCGTCGATGGCGTTCAAGAACGGGCGTCTCTTCATGGCGTTCGGCACTCCGGGCGGCGACGTGCAGCAGCAGGCCATGCTTCAGGTGTTCCTGAACGTCACCGCCCACGGGATGCCGCTCCAGCGGGCCATCGAGGCGCCGCGGCTCGCCACGCGCTCGTTCCCCGACTCCTTCTGGCCGCACCCCAACGCCCCGGGCGTGGTCGAGGTCGAGAAGCGGGTGCCCGCGGAGACGCGGCAGGCACTGGCCGCGCTGGGCCACAAGGTCAGCGACTGGCCGGAGTGGGACTGGCGCGCAGGCGCGGTGTGCGCGGTCATGGTGGGGGGCGACGGCGCCCGCCTGGGCGGCGCCGATCCCCGGCGCGGCGCGCACGCCATCGGCTGGTAG
- a CDS encoding cupin domain-containing protein encodes MHPDAARWIELLGLTPHPEGGFFRETYRAEETIASAHLPARFAGARAFATAIYFLLEGRQVSRLHRLRSDELWHFHAGGPLVIESIAPDGAAGRAVLGPGAEAGQVFQHVVPAGHWFGAVLERPDAYALVGCTVAPGFDFAELELARRDELIARFPQHRGLIERLTP; translated from the coding sequence GTGCACCCCGACGCCGCGCGCTGGATCGAGCTTCTCGGCCTCACGCCGCATCCCGAGGGCGGGTTCTTCCGCGAGACCTACCGCGCCGAGGAGACCATCGCCTCCGCGCATCTGCCCGCGCGCTTCGCGGGCGCGCGGGCCTTCGCCACCGCGATCTACTTTCTCCTCGAAGGGCGCCAGGTGTCTCGGCTGCATCGGCTCCGCTCGGACGAGCTGTGGCACTTCCACGCCGGCGGGCCGCTGGTGATCGAGTCGATCGCACCCGATGGCGCCGCCGGTCGCGCCGTGCTGGGGCCCGGCGCGGAGGCGGGGCAGGTGTTCCAGCACGTGGTGCCCGCCGGACACTGGTTCGGCGCGGTCCTCGAGCGACCGGACGCCTACGCGCTGGTCGGCTGCACGGTGGCCCCGGGCTTCGACTTCGCCGAGCTCGAGCTCGCCCGCCGCGACGAGCTCATCGCCCGCTTTCCCCAGCACCGCGGGCTCATCGAGCGCCTGACGCCGTGA
- a CDS encoding cupin domain-containing protein has translation MTGGNLFAALPGASRDEVIDALVQAPGIRIERIVSTGQATPPGQWYDGGRDEWVALLAGAARLRFESEPRERTLAPGDWLRIPAHARHRVEWTDPARPTVWLAVHFD, from the coding sequence GTGACGGGCGGCAACCTTTTCGCCGCGCTGCCCGGCGCGTCCCGGGACGAGGTGATCGACGCGCTTGTTCAGGCGCCAGGAATCCGAATCGAGCGCATCGTCTCCACGGGGCAGGCGACTCCGCCGGGCCAGTGGTACGACGGCGGGCGCGACGAGTGGGTGGCCCTGCTCGCGGGCGCCGCGCGGCTGCGCTTCGAAAGTGAGCCGCGGGAGCGGACGCTCGCCCCCGGCGACTGGCTGCGCATCCCCGCGCACGCGCGGCATCGCGTCGAGTGGACGGATCCGGCGCGCCCCACCGTCTGGCTCGCCGTGCACTTCGACTAG
- a CDS encoding MFS transporter: MTATRTRIHYGWIVLGAVFLIMLTASGLRAMLGVFIKPMEAEFGWDRSAMSQVAAISLLLVGAMGPFVGWLADRWGPRNVMALFLAILAVGAILSSRITNLWQITLTAGVIMAVGAGGMGMATASTIAARWFVARRGLVIGILGAGMSAGQLVVIPTAVWMTTHYGWRSAFLWLGGLVFLTAIPLALLFVRDDPKLEGMAAYGAEKGSSQGGAAPAPAEARIAVSEAMTYPAFWLLAGTFFICGYTSNGMVLTHLVPHAAEHGFSEMHAAQALGVMGAMTMLGTIMSGWICDRFGRKGPLAFYYGVRGLSLIFLLYVWNVPSLHLFAAIFGLNYISTVPPTTTLTANIFGRFSVGVLSGWIYFAHQVGSALGAATGGWIFDYTGSYSWAFISSAILAFVASGLSLIIKEENVAKTPTPSPAPAGVAVPAA; the protein is encoded by the coding sequence ATGACCGCGACGCGGACCCGGATTCACTACGGCTGGATCGTCCTGGGCGCCGTCTTCCTCATCATGCTGACCGCGTCGGGGCTGCGCGCCATGCTCGGCGTGTTCATCAAGCCCATGGAAGCCGAATTCGGCTGGGACCGCTCGGCCATGTCGCAGGTCGCGGCGATCTCCCTGCTCCTCGTGGGCGCGATGGGGCCCTTCGTGGGCTGGCTGGCCGACCGCTGGGGGCCCCGCAACGTCATGGCGCTCTTCCTCGCCATCCTGGCGGTGGGCGCGATCCTGTCCTCGAGAATCACCAATCTCTGGCAGATCACGCTGACCGCGGGCGTGATCATGGCCGTGGGCGCCGGTGGCATGGGCATGGCCACCGCGTCCACCATCGCCGCGCGGTGGTTCGTGGCACGGCGCGGCCTCGTCATCGGCATCCTGGGCGCCGGGATGTCGGCAGGCCAGCTCGTGGTCATCCCGACCGCGGTGTGGATGACCACGCACTACGGCTGGCGGTCGGCGTTCCTCTGGCTGGGCGGCCTCGTCTTCCTCACCGCCATTCCCCTCGCGCTCCTGTTCGTCCGCGACGACCCCAAGCTCGAGGGCATGGCCGCGTACGGCGCGGAGAAGGGCAGCTCGCAGGGGGGCGCCGCCCCGGCGCCCGCGGAGGCGCGCATCGCGGTGAGCGAGGCGATGACGTATCCGGCGTTCTGGCTCCTCGCCGGCACGTTCTTCATCTGCGGCTATACCTCGAACGGCATGGTGCTCACCCATCTCGTGCCCCACGCGGCCGAGCACGGGTTCTCGGAAATGCACGCCGCGCAGGCCCTCGGCGTGATGGGCGCGATGACCATGCTGGGCACCATCATGTCCGGCTGGATCTGCGACCGCTTCGGCCGCAAGGGGCCGCTGGCCTTTTACTACGGCGTGCGCGGGCTATCGCTCATCTTCTTGCTGTATGTCTGGAACGTGCCGTCGCTCCACCTCTTCGCCGCCATCTTCGGGCTCAACTACATCTCCACGGTGCCGCCCACCACCACGCTCACCGCCAACATCTTCGGCCGCTTCTCGGTCGGCGTGCTCTCGGGCTGGATCTACTTCGCGCACCAGGTGGGCTCGGCGCTCGGCGCGGCGACGGGAGGGTGGATCTTCGACTACACCGGCTCCTACTCGTGGGCGTTCATCTCCTCGGCGATCCTGGCCTTCGTCGCCTCCGGCCTCTCGCTGATCATCAAGGAGGAGAACGTGGCGAAGACGCCGACCCCGAGCCCGGCGCCCGCGGGAGTCGCCGTCCCCGCGGCCTAG
- the clpB gene encoding ATP-dependent chaperone ClpB, whose protein sequence is MRFDKLTVKAQEAVQAAQSLADQGNQQSLEPEHLLLALVEQQEGVVGPLLAKLGARPEIITREIKAELARLPKVSGAGRQYIGPRLEKALNVAWDEAQRLKDEYCSTEHLLIGIAQDKSGPAARILAAQGVTPESIYRALVEVRGTQRVTDVNPEEKYQALQRYSKDLTELARTGKLDPVIGRDEEIRRVIQVLSRRTKNNPVLIGEPGVGKTAIVEGLAQRIVAGDVPESLKNKRLVALDIGSMVAGSKYRGEFEDRLKAVLREITESSGEIICFIDELHTLVGAGAAEGAVDAANMLKPALARGELRCVGATTLDEYRKHIEKDPALERRFQPVMVKEPSVEDTIAILRGLKEKYELHHKVKIKDAALVAAAVLSHRYIADRFLPDKAIDLIDEAASRLRMEIDSVPQEIDEIQRRIMQLGIERVSVARESDAVSQERLARIDAELAELKEKLDALKVRWGAEKEAILAIAKIKEEMDAARQGMAEAERRGDLQKAAELRYGTLHQLEQRVEAENARLEELRKHGRMLKEEVDEEDIAQTVAKWTGIPVSRLLEAEVQKLVKMEERLSQRVIGQREAIVAVSNAVRRARSGLSDPNRPIGSFLFLGPTGVGKTELARALAQFLFDDERAMIRIDMSEYMEKHTVARLIGAPPGYVGYDEGGQLTEAVRRRPYSVILFDEIEKAHGDVFNVLLQVLDDGRLTDGQGRTVDFRNTVVIMTSNLGSHLFIEGDPADKVRARIMQTLRESLRPEFLNRIDEIVIFHPLGREEIAEIVKIQLARLRERLTQRRITLELTPAAEDLLAREGYDPTYGARPLKRSIQRLIQDPLALALLNGEYHDGDTIVVGAQGGRILFEKRVEAHAV, encoded by the coding sequence ATGCGGTTCGACAAGCTGACGGTGAAGGCACAGGAAGCAGTCCAGGCGGCGCAGTCGCTGGCCGACCAGGGGAACCAGCAGTCGCTGGAGCCCGAGCATCTGCTCCTCGCCCTCGTGGAGCAGCAAGAAGGCGTGGTGGGGCCGCTGCTCGCAAAGCTCGGCGCGCGGCCCGAGATCATCACGCGCGAGATCAAGGCCGAGCTCGCCCGGCTGCCCAAGGTGAGCGGGGCCGGGCGCCAGTACATCGGCCCGCGCCTCGAGAAGGCGCTCAACGTGGCATGGGACGAGGCGCAGCGCCTGAAGGACGAGTACTGCTCGACCGAGCACCTGCTCATCGGCATCGCCCAGGACAAGTCCGGGCCTGCCGCCCGCATCCTCGCCGCGCAGGGGGTGACGCCGGAGTCCATCTACCGCGCGCTCGTCGAGGTGCGCGGGACCCAGCGCGTGACCGACGTGAATCCCGAGGAGAAGTACCAGGCGCTCCAACGCTACTCGAAGGACCTCACCGAGCTGGCCCGCACCGGCAAGCTCGACCCCGTCATCGGGCGCGACGAAGAAATCCGTCGGGTCATCCAGGTGCTCTCCCGCCGTACCAAGAACAACCCCGTCCTCATCGGCGAGCCCGGCGTGGGCAAGACCGCCATCGTGGAAGGCCTCGCCCAGCGCATCGTCGCCGGCGACGTGCCGGAGAGCCTCAAGAACAAGCGGCTCGTCGCCCTCGACATCGGGTCGATGGTCGCGGGCTCCAAGTACCGCGGGGAGTTCGAGGACCGCTTGAAGGCGGTGCTGCGCGAGATCACCGAGTCGAGCGGCGAGATCATCTGCTTCATCGACGAGCTCCACACCCTGGTGGGGGCGGGCGCCGCGGAAGGCGCGGTGGACGCGGCCAACATGCTCAAGCCGGCGCTGGCCCGGGGCGAGCTCCGCTGCGTGGGCGCGACCACGCTCGACGAGTACCGCAAGCACATCGAGAAGGACCCCGCGCTCGAGCGCCGCTTCCAGCCGGTGATGGTGAAGGAGCCGTCCGTCGAGGACACCATTGCGATCCTGCGCGGCCTCAAGGAGAAGTACGAGCTCCACCACAAGGTGAAGATCAAGGACGCCGCCCTCGTCGCCGCGGCGGTGCTGTCCCACCGCTACATCGCCGACCGCTTCCTGCCCGACAAGGCCATCGACCTCATCGACGAGGCGGCCTCGCGGCTGCGCATGGAGATCGACTCCGTGCCGCAGGAGATCGACGAGATCCAGCGCCGCATCATGCAGCTCGGCATCGAGCGGGTGTCGGTGGCGCGCGAGAGCGACGCGGTGTCCCAAGAGCGGCTCGCCCGCATCGACGCGGAGCTGGCCGAGCTCAAGGAGAAGCTCGACGCCCTGAAGGTCCGCTGGGGCGCGGAGAAGGAAGCCATCCTCGCCATCGCGAAGATCAAGGAGGAGATGGACGCGGCCCGGCAGGGCATGGCGGAGGCGGAGCGCCGGGGCGATCTCCAGAAGGCGGCCGAGCTGCGCTACGGCACCCTGCATCAGCTCGAGCAGCGGGTGGAGGCGGAGAACGCGCGGCTCGAGGAGCTGCGCAAGCACGGCCGCATGCTGAAGGAGGAAGTCGACGAGGAGGACATCGCCCAGACGGTGGCGAAGTGGACGGGCATTCCCGTCTCGCGCCTCCTCGAGGCCGAGGTCCAGAAGCTCGTGAAGATGGAGGAGCGGCTGTCCCAGCGGGTGATCGGGCAGCGGGAGGCCATCGTGGCGGTGTCGAACGCGGTGCGGCGGGCGCGATCCGGCCTCTCCGATCCCAACCGCCCCATCGGCTCGTTCCTCTTCCTCGGCCCCACCGGCGTGGGCAAGACCGAGCTGGCGCGGGCGCTCGCCCAGTTCCTGTTCGACGACGAGCGCGCAATGATCCGCATCGACATGTCGGAATACATGGAAAAGCACACGGTGGCCCGGCTCATCGGCGCGCCCCCGGGCTACGTGGGCTACGACGAGGGCGGCCAGCTCACCGAGGCGGTGCGGCGGCGCCCCTACTCGGTGATCCTCTTCGACGAGATCGAGAAGGCGCACGGTGACGTGTTCAACGTGCTCCTCCAGGTGCTCGACGACGGACGCCTCACCGACGGCCAGGGGCGCACGGTGGACTTCCGCAACACCGTGGTGATCATGACCTCCAACCTCGGGAGCCACCTCTTCATCGAGGGGGACCCGGCCGACAAGGTGCGCGCGCGCATCATGCAGACGCTCCGCGAGTCACTGCGGCCGGAATTCCTGAACCGCATCGACGAGATCGTGATCTTCCATCCGCTGGGCCGGGAGGAGATCGCCGAGATCGTGAAGATCCAGCTCGCCCGGCTGCGCGAGCGGCTGACGCAGCGGCGCATCACGCTCGAGCTCACGCCCGCGGCGGAAGACCTCCTGGCACGGGAGGGTTACGATCCGACCTACGGGGCGCGGCCGCTCAAGCGGTCTATCCAGCGGCTGATCCAGGATCCGCTGGCCCTGGCCCTCCTCAACGGCGAGTACCACGACGGCGACACCATCGTGGTGGGCGCCCAGGGCGGGCGCATCCTGTTCGAGAAGCGCGTCGAGGCCCACGCCGTCTAG
- a CDS encoding DnaJ C-terminal domain-containing protein — translation MEFKDYYKILGVERSADDKVIKTAYRKLARKYHPDVAKDKSSVGRFQEVNEAYEVLSDPEKRRRYDTLGPDWERQAAQGAGAAGRTTWGPQGEVRFETEGDLGGFSDFFQSIFGDLGRRAGGRSGRVRDFRRGGFANIDFGDLGDLGDGRSTEAPQAGGDAEAAIELTLEEAFSGVRKPIALEMDEVCPTCGGAGHVGGKPCETCRGSGWKKTQRRLEVKIPAGVDTGARVRVAGEGMAGTGGKKGDLYLRVTVKADPRFERKGDHLYVDLPVPFADAALGGEMQVPTLKGGVSMKIPPETSTGRVFRIPGYGMPRLKGGGQGDQYVRVQVTIPSGLTAKEKELLAELKKLRPERT, via the coding sequence ATGGAATTCAAGGACTACTACAAGATACTCGGCGTGGAGCGGTCGGCCGACGACAAGGTCATCAAGACCGCCTACCGGAAGCTCGCCCGGAAGTACCACCCCGATGTCGCCAAGGACAAGTCGAGCGTCGGCCGCTTCCAGGAGGTCAACGAGGCGTACGAGGTCTTGTCCGACCCGGAGAAGCGACGCCGCTACGACACGCTCGGACCCGACTGGGAGCGGCAGGCGGCGCAGGGCGCCGGCGCGGCGGGGCGCACCACCTGGGGACCGCAGGGCGAGGTCCGGTTCGAGACCGAAGGCGACCTCGGCGGGTTCTCGGACTTCTTCCAGAGCATCTTCGGCGATCTCGGCCGCCGCGCGGGCGGCCGAAGCGGGCGCGTGCGTGACTTCCGCCGTGGCGGGTTCGCGAACATCGACTTCGGCGACCTGGGCGATCTCGGCGACGGGCGCTCCACGGAGGCGCCGCAGGCGGGCGGCGACGCCGAGGCCGCCATCGAGCTCACGCTCGAGGAGGCATTCAGCGGCGTCCGCAAGCCGATCGCCCTCGAGATGGACGAGGTGTGCCCGACCTGCGGCGGCGCCGGGCACGTCGGCGGCAAGCCCTGCGAGACCTGCCGCGGGAGCGGGTGGAAGAAGACGCAGCGGCGGCTCGAGGTGAAGATCCCCGCCGGCGTGGACACGGGGGCGCGGGTGCGCGTGGCCGGTGAGGGCATGGCGGGCACCGGGGGCAAGAAGGGCGACCTCTACCTCCGCGTGACCGTGAAGGCCGACCCGCGCTTCGAGCGCAAGGGCGATCATCTCTACGTGGATCTGCCGGTGCCGTTCGCGGACGCCGCGCTGGGCGGGGAGATGCAGGTGCCGACGCTCAAGGGCGGGGTGTCGATGAAGATCCCGCCGGAGACGTCGACGGGCCGCGTGTTCCGGATCCCCGGCTACGGAATGCCGCGTCTCAAGGGCGGCGGTCAGGGCGATCAGTACGTGCGGGTGCAGGTGACGATCCCTTCGGGGCTCACCGCCAAGGAGAAGGAGCTGTTGGCGGAGCTGAAGAAGCTTCGGCCGGAGAGGACATGA
- a CDS encoding O-antigen ligase family protein, whose protein sequence is MTMRPPLRRAVFGAFVLGLGLSITLSQSALVLLTLLWLWRLREPEARAAARWPLWQPILAFSAVSLVSALASGHPLTALGASKGLLLVAALYVTADVLSGPADGHRFLSALLVVVTVAAALGLVQTVVCPGQAADYGSPAWLYHRCSRARGFFSIYMTLAGVLSLVLLASLPRLLPGAALPRWPTLPWLVSLVGLLATYTRGAWMGFAAGVLSLVPMTRKGRWLLLGGLIVLALTALAGPQHLRQRFMTMGDPDDPTVKERVYMWRSGLAMWRQHPVLGLGPGGVKREYAGYALPEAVKKRTGHLHNTPLQILVERGLLGLAAWLWIWAAFIARSLSLLRRLPDEAPRERALVVGSLAAIVGFLVAGLSEYNFGDSEVVMVAWALMALPWVASQALRVHTR, encoded by the coding sequence ATGACCATGAGGCCACCGCTACGCCGCGCCGTCTTCGGGGCGTTCGTCCTCGGCCTCGGCCTCTCCATCACGCTGTCCCAGTCGGCATTGGTCCTGCTGACGCTCCTGTGGCTCTGGCGCCTCCGCGAGCCCGAGGCGCGCGCGGCGGCGCGCTGGCCGCTCTGGCAACCCATTCTCGCGTTCAGCGCGGTGAGCCTGGTCTCGGCGCTCGCCTCCGGCCATCCCCTCACCGCCTTGGGTGCGAGCAAGGGGCTCCTACTGGTCGCCGCCCTGTACGTGACCGCCGACGTACTATCCGGGCCCGCGGACGGCCACCGGTTTCTCTCCGCTCTGCTCGTGGTGGTGACGGTCGCGGCGGCCCTCGGGCTCGTGCAGACTGTCGTGTGCCCCGGGCAGGCCGCCGACTACGGCTCCCCGGCATGGCTCTATCACCGCTGCTCCCGCGCCCGTGGGTTCTTCAGCATCTACATGACCCTGGCCGGCGTGCTGAGCCTGGTTCTCCTGGCCAGCTTGCCTCGGCTGCTACCAGGCGCTGCGCTTCCCCGCTGGCCGACGCTGCCTTGGCTGGTCTCACTCGTCGGCTTGCTGGCGACCTACACACGCGGCGCCTGGATGGGATTCGCGGCGGGCGTGCTCTCCTTGGTTCCCATGACCCGCAAGGGGCGGTGGCTCCTCCTCGGAGGTCTCATCGTGCTCGCGCTCACCGCACTGGCCGGCCCCCAACACCTGCGCCAACGCTTCATGACGATGGGCGATCCCGACGATCCTACGGTGAAGGAGCGGGTCTACATGTGGCGCAGCGGGCTCGCGATGTGGCGCCAGCACCCGGTGCTCGGGCTGGGCCCCGGGGGCGTCAAGCGTGAATACGCGGGCTACGCCCTGCCGGAGGCCGTCAAGAAGCGCACGGGACACCTGCACAACACCCCGCTGCAAATCCTGGTAGAGCGGGGGCTGCTGGGTCTGGCGGCATGGCTCTGGATCTGGGCCGCGTTCATCGCCCGGAGCCTCAGCCTGCTGCGGCGGCTACCCGACGAGGCGCCGCGTGAGCGCGCGCTCGTGGTCGGAAGCCTGGCCGCGATCGTGGGCTTTCTCGTCGCCGGTCTCTCCGAGTACAACTTCGGCGACTCGGAGGTCGTGATGGTCGCCTGGGCCCTGATGGCGCTGCCGTGGGTGGCCAGCCAGGCGTTGCGTGTCCACACCAGGTAG